Genomic DNA from Corylus avellana chromosome ca4, CavTom2PMs-1.0:
ATGCGGTTATTAATCGtccactaaccgttaaccgcatTAATTGCTAACtgcttttgaaggcggttaggAAAAATCTTTAATCACATAAACAGTTACGGTTAGtgattttagattttgaaaaaatactgGTGATcgcctttatatatatgaaatgaggtcgtttttgtgtttaaatatatataaaaatctagaaactaTGTTGTATGTAGGAGGACATTATCATCTTACCATAAAAAcgacattttaaaaaaaaaaaatttagaaaaaaaattctttaaaaagcagttagtggttattagggttattaatCGCCAGTTAACCACATAGGCGGTTAGCAAAGGCGTCTTTTCACACCTAGAAATAATGATATGGAAATCTCATTTCAGTGTAAAAACTAGTATTAAATTACTAATGGTTTccaaaacttaaattaataagaaatagTAACTTTAAGGGTAAATTCCTCGTAATATGTAATGGTAAATTAAATTTCGAATTAagatttatattaaattaaaaaatattttgaaaattataacttttactatatatatatatatatatatatatataacccatgTAAGGCACAATATAGATGAAAAAAATAGAcagcaaaaaattgaaaaaataaataaattagttactctaaaaaaaaaattaattaattattttaattaatactaTTTCTTCTATCATTATTTTTCAGGTAAATGCAAGAAAGGCAGATAAGGTAAAGACAAGAACCTTAGAATGGTAAAGATCGGAGTCATTGATGGCCAGTAACTCAGCTGTCTTGCAACCACAATCATATCCATACCTGACGGCGACAGCTCCGATGAACAAACCGATCCCAAAGATAGATTTCTCCATGCCCACCGTCTCTCTTCTCAATCTAATGGAGTCCAGGTGGAGAATTTTCCCTCTCACCCACACCCTTATCAGTCCCTCAGCCTTCCCAAGATCTTTCTGGGTTTCCAAGCTCTTTGCCGTGATTCTGAAAAAGGGTCCCAGAGTTTGGAGCTGGAGGTCCACCTTCTGGGCTCTTGACGCCTTCAATATCTCCGACATGGTTGGTATTGTGGCCTCCATCTTTTCCCTTCTGTTCTCATGTGATTTTGATGTGATTTGGGTTGTTGGGATAATGGAATTGGAAAGGGATTTGATCATATGGGTTCTGGTTGGAATTGTGAGATGATTATGGTTTTGTAAAGGGGATGTGGAGCTTGGAAGTGTGCTGGTTATTGCCATTTCTGATTTCTCTGTGGAGCACTGTGAGCTTGAGGCAACCCAGATACCTCCAGGAAGAAGAATAAGACACTGAAAGCcgttaattaaacaaaaatgatttttttttttttttagaaaaaaataataatatacaaataagtaagaaaaaaataatatacaaataagtaaaaaataaaataaaattcacctACCAAATGGCtatggattattattattattttgacttatctactggttttttttttggaactttttTGTAATATGAAGggtattattatcatttttgcTTACAAGAAAGAGGGATATTAGAACCCTAATGGTAGATTATGAAGGTGTATCAACCAAATTGAAATATTGATGCGACATTTTAAATTGATGATAAATTAAGGAGGGTAAGTTTAGTTCCCCATTCTAAAAACCTTAAACTCTAATATCCACAGTAAATaggaaagacaaaaaaaaaaaaacttttttagtatttgaGATGAGGCATATTATCAAATGGCTATCTCGGTTTTCAAAAGTATCGTAGATATTATATGTTGAGTGAAAATACAAAGATTGTACTTATGTCCATCTTCTATCCATAAATTTAACAGTGATTCACGTCAACAATTTTCAGAATATGACACATGTCCCATATAactcaataatattattaaagaaaaaaaaaatcccaaagcCACGCCCCATAGCCAAACCATCCCAGGGCATATgatggttttggccacccccaaatgacCATATGAGAATGGTTTCGCCCTTCCCCCCACCCCTATTTGgtcaaaaaaaaacacacacacacacacaaaaaaaaaaaaaaaaaaaaaaaaaaaaatcaaaacaaaacctttGGCAGTAGGTCAAACTATCCCTGATGGTGTCTCAATTCATCGcttaaataattttgttttttgtttttgtttcttttgaacttttttaaaatgtttttaaaatttttataatgtttattttttattttttagttttaattttttttaaaaaaatatttaatgagGTATATGGATCACATGGGATAATTTATGATTGATTTAGCTtgcatttttgttaaaaattatgGACCATCTCTCGGTACGTACCATCTACCATACTTTGAAAATTGGGGCAATCATTTGATAATAGGCCT
This window encodes:
- the LOC132179011 gene encoding uncharacterized protein LOC132179011 gives rise to the protein MAITSTLPSSTSPLQNHNHLTIPTRTHMIKSLSNSIIPTTQITSKSHENRREKMEATIPTMSEILKASRAQKVDLQLQTLGPFFRITAKSLETQKDLGKAEGLIRVWVRGKILHLDSIRLRRETVGMEKSIFGIGLFIGAVAVRYGYDCGCKTAELLAINDSDLYHSKLVRFYTRIGFKAVHEVSGSRVGDYGHMLVWGGIGTRMDAIVEDLLIKWCTRFKFRN